The genomic segment TAATAACAGTTCCATAAGAAGCATTTGAACCTATTTTTAATTTATCTCTAAGTTCTGTTGAGGTAACCATAAATTTTTTTGGCATTCCTCTTTCTTTCATTATTTGCATTAAAGCTATAAAAATTTTTTCTTCCATCTCTCCTGGAATATAATTCCCAGCTGAAGGTTTAACTGTTATGTAAGTATCTCGATTTTTATTAAAATAATACTTAATTATTTGGTTTATTTTTCTCTTTGTATTTTTAGAAAAGATAGGGAACTGAACAATATTTATGTCCATTCTTACAAGATTCTTATTTTTTATAAAAGATTCTTCTATATAAAAATTTTCCTCTACAATTTCTGTTTCAGGTGTATCTATAACTTCTTCCCACCAAGGAGTATTTTTTTTTGTAACTTCTTTCTTAGACATTAAATATCCTCCACTTTTTTTCGTCATTACCCAATGAGATTTTTATAAAGTATCCATTTTTTTATTAAAAATATCATTATATAATAACGAAACTTTCATTATATAGTTACGATTTCTCTAATTTTAATCTTTTTTTTTATAAAAATCAAATTTTTTTTAAAGATATCATTATATAATAACGAAATCTTATTATATTATATAAATATTCTCTTAAAAACAGTAGATATCATTGGGTAATGACGAAGATATCATTATATAATGACGAAAGTCTCATTAGGTAATGACGAAAGTCTCATTATATAATGACGAAACTATCATTGGATAATGACGAAAGATAAAATGATATATAACCTCAATAAAATCAATGGTCCAAATGGTGTTTTTGGGCGTTTTTTTTTGTACATAACAATATAACAATATTTACAATATAAACAACTATATACAATGTAAAAATTTAAATAAATTGAAGATAAAAATAATATTTATTAATTTTTATAAAAAGTGTATTCAAAACACATTTTTTATTGGATATTTATATAATGTAAATACACTTTTAAAACTTATTTTAATAATTTAACTTTTAAGTAACAAACAAAGCTTGAAAAAAAAGTATATTTAGAATATATTAAATAGTATGATTAATAAATTAAAATTCAAAGAATTGATAATAGAGAAAATAAATAAAACAATAGCAGAGAGGTTAGGAGGATAAAATGCTAGCAAAAATTTTAACATTTAAAGTTAATAAAGGTGGAATAGGAAAAACTTTTTTAACTGTTCAAACTGGATCTGGATTAGCTACAGCTGGAAAAAAAACATTAATAATAACATCTGATTCACAAAATAATGTTTTAAACTATACATTTCCATTTGAAGAAAAACCTGTATTTAAAAAGGGTTTAAAACATTTTGTAAAAACTGGAGATGGAGATTTAATTAGACTAAGAGAAAATCTATATTATATTCCTCTTGAAGATAATAAGTTTTCTTCAAGTTTTATAAAAGAGCTTCCAGAGTTTATAAAGAAAATTAGCAGTGATTATGACTTTATTTTAATCGATAGTATTCCAACTATGAAACTTGATAGCATTTTTGTTAAATGTTCAGATAAGGTTATAATTCCATATTTTTGTGATCCTGTTACTTTAGAAGGTGTTCTAAATGTAATAGATGAAGTGGGAGCAAATAAAATTCACGCTATTGTACCTAATTTATATAGAAATACAGAAACTCAAAAAAAGTTTTATAATAATTTAAAAACAATTTTGAAAGACACTAGAATATTATTTCCAGAACCAATAAAAGAATCCTCAGCAGTGGAATCACTATTAGCAAAAGGAAAAACTATTTGGGAATCTGAGCAAAAAGATATAAGAGATGTGCAGGATATTTTTATAAATATAATTGGAACAATTTAATGTTTCGCATGCGAAACATCAAAAGTGAGAACAAGGGGGTCAAGAATGAGAAACAGATCTATATCTTTAGAAGAAAGATTAAAGCAAGCTGTATCTACTGAGAAAGTTGAAGAAACTAAGGTTATTACAAAGATAGATAACATTTGTATTTCAGAAGATGAAAACGAAAATAAATACTTAATAGAAAAAACTATAGAAGTTTTAAATATCCAATCTAAGGCTTCATTAGAACTTGGAAAAATATTTAACGAAGTAAGTGAAAAAGTAAAAGATGAAAGCTATTGTAAATGGCTTGAAATAAATGGTTTTAATAGAACTACGGCATTTAGACATAGAAGAAGACACTCTCTTTATGAAGAGGTGAGTCACAAAGATGGAAAAGAGATAATAGCTCTGTGTGGTTATAGAGATATCGATAAAATTTTTCAATCTGAAGATAGAGAAAACTATATAAATATATTGAATGCAGGAAATATAAATTTAAAAGAGTTTAGAAATTTACTGAATGGAAATTTATTAGAGAATAAGCTTAACAAACAAAATTCAATAGTAAATATAAATTTTGAGAATTATAGCAATTTTTTTACAAATTTTTCAGAAAAAGTAAATAGTTTAGATGATGAAAAGAAAATTTTGTTAGAAAAATATTTGAAAAAAATTGAAGAGTTATGGAAATAAAAAAAGAGTCTTAGAGAAATATAATCTTTAAGACTCTTTTTTTATTAAATTTTATCTATTTTTAAATAACTCTTTAAAAAAAACTTTAATTTTCAGATGATGTTCCTCAGTGAGATCTTCTTTGATTTTAAGAATAGTTATATTACTATTTTTTTTGATTTCGAAACTATTATTTTGATTTGTATCTTCATCTAAACTTTTTAAAATATCTTTTAGATCATCTTTACTTTTTTTTGAATATTCAAAAAGTAGAGATTGAGCTTTATTTTTTGGATATAGTACCAGTAATTTCTCTAAAATTTTATTTAATAAATCAGCTTTAATAGCACCTACTGTTTCAAGCATAGTTCCTTTTATTAACGGATGGAAATCAATAGCTTTTTTAATAGCATAAAATTGAGATTTTCCAATGTTAAATTGTTTTAAACACTCTTCTATGGTAACTCCTTTTGTAGCGGCTAATTTATTGAATTTATAACTTAATTCTAGAAGTGTTAAATCTTTTCTTTTAGTATTTTCATTGATTGAAATAGTTTCTAAAATCTCTAAAGGTGTTTCTTTTTTTAAAATAATTGCTTTATTAAAGAAAATTTTATTTTTATCAACTTTATAAATCTCTTTCAAAGCATGAAATCGTCGCCATCCGCTAATGATAATATAATTATTTTTATTTTTTTCTAAAAGATAGATTGGATGCAATAAATCAATTTTTTTTATAGAATCCAACAAATTTTGAAAAGATTCTTTTGTAGTAAGGTTTTCATCATCTAATCGATTAACAAAGGTCTTATTAGAATATAAGATATTATCAATTAAATTAATTGTAATATCTTTAAAATAAATAAAATTTTCTAACCCATTTTTTTCAAAAATTAAATTACTAGTGTTATCGTGTTCTGCAAAAAAAAACCTATTTAATTCCACAATATCCCCCTGAATGATTTTTTAGTAATTCTTTAGAATAAATATAAAAGTGTTCAACTAAAAAATTTTAATAGCTACTAAAAAGATCTAATAGCACTAAAGTATACCCTATTTAAATTAAAAATCAAGATTAACATGAAAATGATTTTTTATTGAATATAGAACAGAAAGAGTTATGAAGAATTATCAATATATATTTTCTATATTAGACAAATTTATAAGTATTTGATATTTTTTAAATTAAGCAAACGTTTGATTAAAATAATATACGGGGGTATTTTATGTTAAAAAAAATTATGTTATTTTCAACAATTTCATTGACATGTTTAGCTAGTTCTGGAGAATGGAGTAAAAATAATTTTAAATATGATGAGTTTAATTTACCGTATCAACTTTTTAAACCAAATAATATTGAAAAAGAGATACCTTTAGTCATATATCTTCACGGTTCAGGAGAAGCAGGAATAGATAATGAAAAACAGATGTATGCTGGAACAAATATTGGTCCACAGTATTTTGCATCAGAAGAGATTCAAAATATTCAAAATGCATATGTACTAGCTCCTCAAACAACACCAGAAATAAGATGGGCAAGTGTAAGCATAGATGAGTATGATTTTAAAACTACTCCGATTACTCCGTCTATGAATTCTTTGCTTCATTTAATCGACAACTTAGAGAAGGAGTTAAAAATAGATCCTAAAAGAATATATATAGCAGGACTATCAAGGGGAGGACAAGGAGTTTGGAATGCTGCCATGAATAGACCTAGTAAGTTTGCTGCAATCGTTCCAATAGCTGGGTCTGGAAGCCCTAAAGATATTGATTTAATAAAACATATTCCTACTTGGGTTTTTCATGGAAATGCAGATGATATTACTC from the Cetobacterium somerae genome contains:
- a CDS encoding carboxylesterase family protein gives rise to the protein MLKKIMLFSTISLTCLASSGEWSKNNFKYDEFNLPYQLFKPNNIEKEIPLVIYLHGSGEAGIDNEKQMYAGTNIGPQYFASEEIQNIQNAYVLAPQTTPEIRWASVSIDEYDFKTTPITPSMNSLLHLIDNLEKELKIDPKRIYIAGLSRGGQGVWNAAMNRPSKFAAIVPIAGSGSPKDIDLIKHIPTWVFHGNADDITPIEVSQNMVDALKKKNGNVKFTIVENGNHDSSWLEAHKNSELWKWMISNKKDN
- a CDS encoding ParA family protein, whose amino-acid sequence is MLAKILTFKVNKGGIGKTFLTVQTGSGLATAGKKTLIITSDSQNNVLNYTFPFEEKPVFKKGLKHFVKTGDGDLIRLRENLYYIPLEDNKFSSSFIKELPEFIKKISSDYDFILIDSIPTMKLDSIFVKCSDKVIIPYFCDPVTLEGVLNVIDEVGANKIHAIVPNLYRNTETQKKFYNNLKTILKDTRILFPEPIKESSAVESLLAKGKTIWESEQKDIRDVQDIFINIIGTI
- a CDS encoding ParB/RepB/Spo0J family partition protein encodes the protein MELNRFFFAEHDNTSNLIFEKNGLENFIYFKDITINLIDNILYSNKTFVNRLDDENLTTKESFQNLLDSIKKIDLLHPIYLLEKNKNNYIIISGWRRFHALKEIYKVDKNKIFFNKAIILKKETPLEILETISINENTKRKDLTLLELSYKFNKLAATKGVTIEECLKQFNIGKSQFYAIKKAIDFHPLIKGTMLETVGAIKADLLNKILEKLLVLYPKNKAQSLLFEYSKKSKDDLKDILKSLDEDTNQNNSFEIKKNSNITILKIKEDLTEEHHLKIKVFFKELFKNR